A window of the Streptomyces sp. NBC_00454 genome harbors these coding sequences:
- a CDS encoding acyl-CoA dehydrogenase family protein, translating into MSATQPGDTQPTQPTPSTRPKVTEREARQVAEAAREQNWQRPSFAKELFLGRFRLDLIHPHPLPADEDVRRGEAFLERLRAFCETSIDGARIEREAKIPDETVRGLKELGALGMKIDPKYGGLGLTQVYYNKALALVGSVSPAIGALLSAHQSIGVPQPLKMFGTQEQKDAYLPRCATTAISAFLLTEPDVGSDPARLATTAVPDGEDAYVLDGVKLWTTNGVVADLLVVMARVPKSENHRGGITAFVVEADSPGITVEHRNAFMGLRGLENGVTRFHQVRVPAAQRIGAEGAGLKIALTTLNTGRLSLPAMCVGAGKWCLKIAREWSGVREQWGRPVAKHEAVGAKISFIAATTFALEAVVDLASQMADEDRNDIRIEAALAKLYGSEMACLMADELVQIRGGRGFETAESLAARGERAVPAEQMLRDLRINRIFEGSTEIMHLLIAREAVDAHLSVAGDLIDPEKALGDKAKAGARAAGFYARWLPQLATGAGQVPGAYRAFHPAGHTDLAAHLRYVERGSRKLARSTFYAMSRWQGRMETKQGFLGRIVDIGAELFAMSAACVRAEHMRATGDHGREAYQLADAFCRQSRLRVEELFGRLWANTDDLDRRVVDGVLAGTYTWLEEGILDPSGDGPWIADASPGPSTRKNVHRPLR; encoded by the coding sequence ATGTCCGCAACACAGCCCGGCGACACCCAGCCCACCCAGCCCACACCGTCCACCCGGCCCAAGGTGACCGAGCGCGAGGCACGGCAGGTCGCGGAAGCGGCCCGGGAACAGAACTGGCAGCGCCCCAGCTTCGCCAAGGAGCTGTTCCTCGGGCGGTTCCGGCTCGACCTGATCCACCCCCACCCGCTCCCCGCCGACGAGGACGTCCGGCGCGGCGAGGCCTTCCTGGAGCGGCTGCGCGCCTTCTGCGAGACGTCCATCGACGGGGCCCGCATCGAGCGCGAGGCGAAGATCCCCGACGAGACCGTGCGCGGGCTGAAAGAGCTCGGTGCGCTCGGCATGAAGATCGACCCGAAGTACGGGGGCCTGGGCCTCACCCAGGTGTACTACAACAAGGCGCTCGCCCTCGTCGGCTCCGTCAGCCCGGCCATCGGGGCACTGCTCTCCGCCCACCAGTCGATCGGCGTACCCCAGCCGCTGAAGATGTTCGGCACGCAGGAGCAGAAGGACGCCTACCTGCCGCGCTGTGCGACCACCGCCATCAGCGCCTTCCTCCTCACCGAGCCGGACGTCGGCTCCGACCCGGCGCGCCTGGCCACCACGGCGGTCCCGGACGGGGAGGACGCGTACGTCCTGGACGGCGTGAAGCTCTGGACCACCAACGGGGTGGTCGCCGACCTGCTCGTCGTCATGGCGCGGGTGCCGAAGAGCGAGAACCACCGGGGCGGGATCACCGCCTTCGTCGTCGAGGCCGATTCGCCGGGCATCACCGTGGAGCACCGCAACGCCTTCATGGGCCTGCGCGGCCTGGAGAACGGCGTCACCCGCTTCCACCAGGTGCGCGTCCCGGCGGCCCAGCGGATCGGTGCCGAGGGAGCCGGCCTGAAGATCGCGCTGACCACGCTGAACACCGGACGGCTGTCGCTGCCCGCCATGTGCGTGGGTGCCGGGAAGTGGTGCCTGAAGATCGCCCGGGAATGGTCGGGCGTGCGCGAACAGTGGGGGAGGCCCGTCGCCAAGCACGAGGCGGTCGGCGCGAAGATCTCCTTCATCGCGGCCACCACCTTCGCCCTGGAAGCCGTGGTCGACCTGGCCTCCCAGATGGCCGACGAGGACCGCAACGACATCCGCATCGAGGCAGCCCTCGCCAAGCTCTACGGCTCCGAGATGGCCTGCCTGATGGCCGACGAACTGGTCCAGATCCGCGGCGGCCGCGGCTTCGAGACCGCCGAATCGCTGGCCGCGCGCGGCGAGCGGGCCGTCCCCGCCGAGCAGATGCTCCGCGACCTGCGCATCAACCGGATCTTCGAAGGATCCACCGAGATCATGCACCTGCTGATCGCCCGCGAAGCCGTGGACGCCCACCTGTCGGTCGCGGGCGACCTCATCGACCCCGAGAAGGCGCTGGGCGACAAGGCCAAGGCGGGCGCCCGCGCCGCCGGGTTCTACGCCCGCTGGCTGCCCCAGCTCGCCACCGGAGCCGGCCAGGTCCCCGGGGCCTACCGCGCCTTCCACCCGGCCGGACACACCGACCTCGCCGCCCACCTGCGGTATGTCGAGCGCGGCTCCCGCAAACTCGCCCGGTCCACCTTCTACGCCATGTCCCGCTGGCAGGGCCGCATGGAGACCAAACAGGGCTTCCTCGGCCGCATCGTCGACATCGGGGCCGAGCTCTTCGCGATGAGCGCGGCCTGCGTGCGCGCCGAGCACATGCGGGCCACCGGCGACCACGGACGCGAGGCCTACCAGCTGGCCGACGCCTTCTGCCGGCAGTCCCGGCTGCGGGTGGAGGAGCTCTTCGGAAGGCTCTGGGCCAACACCGACGACCTGGACCGCAGGGTCGTGGACGGGGTCCTGGCCGGGACGTACACCTGGCTCGAAGAGGGGATCCTCGACCCCTCCGGCGACGGCCCGTGGATCGCCGACGCCTCGCCGGGGCCGTCGACCCGGAAAAACGTGCACCGCCCTCTTCGCTGA
- a CDS encoding PucR family transcriptional regulator, with translation MPLTLASLVQHSALKLSVRAGEGRLDTPVRWAHVSELADPVPYMEGGELLLITAMKLDAEDPEEMRRYVRRLAAAGVVGIGFAIGVNYDAVPEALVEAARAEDLPLLEVPRRTPFLAISKAVSAALAADQYRAVTAGFEAQRELTRAALSADGPAELLTKLAAHVHGWAALYDTSGAVVAAAPDWAARRAARLTPDVERLRERPAPASAVVGGSDDRVELQSLGTGRRARGALAVGTGAPLGTAERYAVHSAVALLTLTTERSRSLHDAESRLGAAVLRMLLAGQAEHAQAVAGDLYGPLLDAPFRILVAEPALTGTAQPEGLALLADAVESAAARTGETLLVVPEPGRLVVLLADGGSAVQACTEYAEALESRRGRDPGEPEPDELVLGLSAPAVASGVAAAFKQADQALAVARRRGRPMVEHEELAAGSVLPLLADEAVRAFADGTLRALREHDEKGRGDLVASLQAWLSRHGQWDAAAVDLGVHRHTLRYRMRRVEEILGRSLDDPDVRMELWLALKATSAPS, from the coding sequence ATGCCGCTCACCCTCGCCTCACTCGTCCAGCACTCGGCGCTCAAACTGAGCGTCCGGGCCGGGGAGGGCCGCCTCGACACCCCTGTGCGCTGGGCCCACGTCAGTGAGCTCGCCGATCCCGTTCCGTACATGGAGGGCGGGGAGCTGCTCCTCATCACCGCGATGAAGCTGGACGCGGAGGACCCCGAGGAGATGCGCCGCTACGTACGCAGGCTCGCGGCGGCCGGAGTCGTCGGGATCGGCTTCGCCATCGGGGTCAACTACGACGCCGTGCCCGAGGCGCTGGTCGAGGCCGCGCGGGCGGAGGACCTGCCGTTGCTGGAGGTGCCGCGGCGGACTCCGTTCCTCGCCATCAGCAAGGCCGTCTCCGCCGCCCTCGCCGCCGATCAGTACCGGGCCGTGACCGCGGGCTTCGAGGCGCAGCGGGAGCTGACGCGGGCTGCGCTGTCCGCCGACGGGCCCGCCGAGCTGCTGACGAAGCTGGCGGCGCACGTGCACGGCTGGGCCGCGCTCTACGACACCTCCGGAGCCGTCGTCGCGGCCGCGCCGGACTGGGCCGCGCGCCGGGCGGCCCGGCTCACCCCCGACGTGGAGCGGCTGCGGGAGCGGCCGGCGCCGGCCAGCGCCGTGGTCGGCGGCTCCGACGACCGGGTCGAACTGCAGTCGCTGGGTACGGGCCGGCGGGCGCGCGGCGCCCTGGCCGTCGGAACCGGGGCTCCGCTGGGCACCGCCGAGCGGTACGCCGTGCACTCGGCCGTGGCCCTGCTCACCCTCACCACCGAACGCTCCCGGTCCCTGCACGACGCGGAGTCCCGCCTCGGCGCGGCCGTGCTGCGCATGCTGCTCGCCGGGCAGGCGGAGCACGCGCAGGCCGTGGCCGGGGACCTGTACGGGCCGCTGCTGGACGCGCCGTTCCGGATCCTGGTGGCGGAACCGGCCCTGACCGGCACCGCGCAGCCCGAGGGCCTGGCCCTGCTGGCCGACGCGGTGGAGTCGGCGGCCGCGCGCACCGGGGAGACCCTGCTGGTGGTCCCGGAGCCGGGACGGCTGGTGGTGCTGCTGGCGGACGGGGGCTCGGCGGTACAGGCGTGCACCGAGTACGCGGAGGCGCTGGAATCGCGCCGCGGCCGGGATCCGGGCGAGCCGGAGCCGGACGAACTGGTGCTCGGCCTGTCGGCGCCGGCGGTGGCCTCCGGCGTGGCGGCGGCCTTCAAACAGGCCGACCAGGCCCTTGCCGTGGCCCGGCGGCGCGGCCGCCCGATGGTCGAGCACGAGGAGCTGGCGGCGGGCTCGGTCCTCCCGCTGCTCGCCGACGAAGCGGTACGGGCCTTCGCGGACGGCACCCTGCGCGCGCTGCGCGAGCACGACGAGAAGGGCCGGGGCGACCTGGTGGCCTCGCTCCAGGCGTGGCTCTCCCGCCACGGCCAGTGGGACGCGGCGGCGGTCGACCTGGGCGTCCACCGGCACACGCTGCGCTACCGGATGCGGCGGGTCGAGGAGATCCTGGGCCGTTCCCTGGACGACCCGGACGTCCGCATGGAGCTGTGGCTGGCCCTCAAGGCCACCTCGGCTCCTTCGTAG
- a CDS encoding aldehyde dehydrogenase family protein, translated as MTSTHAFWLAGRQATGDDSFDVHSPWDGRLVGTVSVPTDAQVEEAVAAAYAVAAEFSATPAHVRAAALDHVSKRLVERTEEIAQLISAENGKPIKWARGEVGRAVSVFRFAAEEARRFNGGEAQRLDTDAGGVGRLALTRRFVKGPVLGIAPFNFPLNLCAHKVAPAIAVGAPIILKPAPATPLSGLIIGELLAETDLPAGSWSVLTVANDKMPELVKDERLPVISFTGSDKVGYAIQQAVPHKHCTLELGGNAAAVVLDDWSSEADLDWAATRIATFSNYQGGQSCIGVQRVIADATVYDRLVEKVVAKVREQVTGDPNDSATDVGPLVSEDAAKRVEAWVDEAVAAGAKLLTGGKREGASYEPTVVAEVPAGVTLAVEEVFGPVLTLRRVENTDEAFAAVNDSKFGLQAGVFTRNIQTAFRAHRELEVGGVIVGDVPSYRADQMPYGGVKQSGVGREGVRYAMDDYTYERVLVLTSLDI; from the coding sequence ATGACTTCCACCCACGCCTTCTGGCTCGCCGGCCGCCAGGCCACTGGCGACGACAGCTTCGACGTCCACTCCCCGTGGGACGGCCGCCTCGTAGGCACCGTCAGCGTCCCCACCGACGCCCAGGTCGAAGAGGCCGTGGCCGCCGCCTACGCGGTGGCGGCGGAGTTCTCCGCGACCCCGGCCCACGTGCGTGCGGCCGCCCTGGACCACGTGTCCAAGCGGCTCGTCGAGCGCACCGAGGAGATCGCCCAGCTGATCTCCGCCGAGAACGGCAAGCCCATCAAGTGGGCCCGCGGCGAGGTCGGCCGCGCGGTGTCCGTGTTCCGCTTCGCCGCCGAAGAGGCCCGCCGCTTCAACGGCGGAGAGGCCCAGCGCCTGGACACCGACGCCGGTGGCGTCGGCCGTCTGGCCCTGACCCGCCGCTTCGTCAAGGGCCCGGTCCTCGGCATCGCGCCGTTCAACTTCCCGCTGAATCTGTGCGCCCACAAGGTGGCCCCCGCCATCGCCGTCGGCGCGCCGATCATCCTGAAGCCGGCCCCGGCCACCCCGCTCTCCGGTCTGATCATCGGTGAGCTGCTCGCCGAGACCGACCTGCCGGCCGGTTCCTGGTCCGTGCTGACCGTCGCCAACGACAAGATGCCCGAGCTGGTCAAGGACGAGCGCCTGCCCGTCATCTCCTTCACCGGTTCCGACAAGGTCGGCTACGCCATCCAGCAGGCCGTGCCCCACAAGCACTGCACCCTGGAGCTCGGCGGCAACGCCGCGGCCGTCGTCCTGGACGACTGGTCCTCCGAGGCCGACCTCGACTGGGCCGCGACCCGTATCGCGACCTTCTCGAACTACCAGGGCGGCCAGTCCTGTATCGGCGTACAGCGCGTGATCGCCGACGCGACGGTCTACGACCGCCTCGTCGAGAAGGTCGTCGCCAAGGTCCGCGAGCAGGTCACCGGCGACCCGAACGACTCCGCCACCGACGTGGGCCCGCTCGTCTCCGAGGACGCCGCCAAGCGCGTCGAGGCCTGGGTCGACGAGGCCGTGGCCGCCGGAGCCAAGCTGCTCACGGGCGGCAAGCGCGAGGGTGCCTCGTACGAGCCCACCGTGGTCGCCGAGGTTCCCGCGGGCGTCACGCTCGCCGTCGAGGAGGTCTTCGGGCCGGTCCTCACGCTGCGCCGGGTCGAGAACACCGACGAGGCCTTCGCCGCCGTCAACGACTCGAAGTTCGGTCTGCAGGCGGGCGTCTTCACGCGGAACATCCAGACCGCGTTCCGCGCCCACCGCGAGCTGGAGGTCGGCGGCGTGATCGTCGGCGACGTCCCGTCCTACCGCGCCGACCAGATGCCGTACGGCGGCGTCAAGCAGTCCGGTGTGGGCCGCGAGGGCGTGCGCTACGCGATGGACGACTACACCTACGAGCGGGTCCTGGTCCTCACTAGCCTGGACATCTGA